TTGTATGGTTGGGGGCACGAGTGTACTGTTGTAATGAAGTGTGAATCTAGGCAGATCTGAACTAGGAACTTTTCACTAAAGGCTGAAGCCTTGGGTGTTGATTTTCTTAGCATTTAACAAATTTCATTTATCATAATTTATGGGCTTAAACATCCTCCCATTGCTTAGTACTATTTCGGTGAAATTGAAACGGGGCTGGGCTCTAAAGTCGCGCAGTTCATATTACAAAACAGAGTTACAGAGCCTTTTCTTCTGCTTTCTGTTCAGTTTATGATGCTTGGAATTGTTCTTGAAGGACTCCATGGATTCTCTTGATTTATCTTTCTAGACTCAATTACTTATCTTTGCCTACTGTGTATTTGACACACAGGGTTACAGTCATTCATTTTAACTTATGctacattttctttttccttttttatactTACACTACATGATTAGATAGCCTTTCTTTTCCCCTAACTTTTTTTTCATGGCCTGATGATTGACATTGTTCTTGAAGGACTCCATGGATTCACTTGATCCACTATGTCTTTCCATATTCAATTACTTACCTTTTGTCTACGATTTCAGCTTAGAGAACTAGAGAAGTTGGGCCCCAAGAAAGGTGTTATCAGTCAGTCTGTGAAAGATGTTGTGCAAAGTCTGGTGGACGATGACCTTGTTTTGAAGGACAAGATAGGCATCTCTGTAAGTATTTGGTTCAATAGAAAATATGAAAAGTCAGTGTTTGCGACTTTGCACATGAAGGATAAGTATTCATGTTGTATTGCCCATCCTACTTGGATGTTGGAACTTCCATACACGCTTGTCTAGATTTCGTCTATGCTAAAATCATTTTCCCACTTCCAGGTTTACTTTTGGAGTCTTCCGAGTTGTGCTGGAAATCAGGTGAAGATTTGAGTCCCTCTTCCCCCaaatctgtctctctctcctctcccccccccccctgatgGCTTTACCTGCTTTATGAGGTGGCTTTGTGTAACTGTTAAATGACAGttattcatcttcatttttgTTATGATCATCATTTTATTATTGTATAGCTGAGGAATGTGCACCGCAAACTAGAATCTGATCTTGAAATCAGTACAAAAAGGCTTGCAGAGCTTATGGACCAGAGGGATGGATTAAAGAAGGGCAGAGAGGAATCTGTAAGCGTTTATAGCTTTTCTAGAATTACTAATAGTGATTTTCCAGGCTTTTACATTTACCTTTCAAGGTTTTATTCCAGGATGAGCGAGGGCAGGCCTTGGATGAACTGAAAGCCATTGAAGGCAAGTATAACGAGCTGAAGGTAGTTTCAAGTCTCCTTTTGTTCCAGACTGAATATTTTGCAATCTTTATAGAAGTTTATGGTTGGAGGATGTGCTGATTTTGCAGGACGAATTGGGGAGATATGCTGACAATGATCCAGCTGCACTTGAAGCAATGAGTCcgtgaaaataaaaaagcttATTCATATTATGATTCTTTAATAAATGTTTTGTGATATTTTTCCGAAACTTTCTTAAATCTCGGACAAacagatttttattttcacaTTTGCAGGTAATGCAATTGAGGTTGCCCATGCATCATCTAACAGGTGGACAGGTATAAACAcgttccatcttctctctttacCTACAAGGTGGAGCAATATTAAGCACTCCATGGCCCTTTGACTTACTAACAGCATTGAAACCATTCTGCAGACAATATCTTCACACTAAGGCAGTGGTGTTCAAACAATTTTCCCGAAGCCAAAGAACAGCTTGAACACATGTACAGGGAGGTAAGTTGTTGATTATTCCTTTAATATGCATATGATTGTACTTGCTAACTGTGAAGCACTATCATATTCCAGTTCCTTCTCGTCCCATGCAAGGATGATCCAACACAAACTTCTGCAAATTTGGTGTTGGGAACTTGTTATGCACAAAATTTTTGCCCATGATGGGAGTTAGAAATTTCTGCTATTTCATTATTCTGTTACCCAATCAATTTGAATATGTGTTGTCCAACTGCTGTGATAAAATGTGATTAATTCTAGTGTAACGCATCTTTAAGGCTTGTAACTGTTGAAAGTCTACTGAAATGGACAATAccttgtgatgcagattcatcaccaaatagggcttgtttcattgggaataagtctaaggttgggttacatacatgttgggtctttgatcccatgggtttttaatgtaataggccacttttatgggcctaaaatatggatatataggttgcatacgggattagcccaatacttagtttatttttatgttttttaattgaaccggttcaaataggttgcatccaattggttcaatttaagtgatcatgtgacttggttaagtggtcatgtgatgtaagttgggttggattaggactctataagtccagccatgttttgagtctatttcttttagtattttagtttcctagttggtttaagttacctaataggttagggatagggttaggccattcctttttagtgtctaagtctatttttgagtcttctatataagtttgcaagggaggccagcattacagacgaatttgattaataaaaattagctttatgcttgctgccattgttgctgctcttgtgagtgtatatccttgtggatctcaaggtggaagggattggtggatctccaatcgactccttgcatcgtgaagatcgggagggctgctacttatctccttgcattgtgaagatcgggagaccccattgttcatcttcaaagttgttgccattgaagacatgtaacaagtaagaaattctgaaattctgcaactattcttcttccttctagaaggtcacatacaaggtgattttcgtgagaattttgcccagccaaatctaaccattagaatttgctaaaaatttgatcaagtctttctcaaatcctaagagagactcgattcaaattcagcaccatccacccagccgattgtctgaaattacagttttacccatctctcctacttctactaggaaacctccataactctaaatctgtccatcagtttcaaaccaaactttcagcatacatcccttacatcattgttgacactcgatccaagtttcagccccaaactcccactctaaccccttcatctccttgctccattaaaacccaaacccaaaaccctaaaattcaattctgcccaaaattacagaatttcaaaactcatccaaatcctaacctttttataccatattgaccccctagacctgcccattaataccctataaacccctttcccaatatccaacccaaaccctaggaattgacctaaatcctagtgttgtccattcgaaccagcagccccttttgttatttgatcctgttgtttggctcctagtaggtctcctacctatctaggactacattaccttgtaggcatagttgtcacggtaaCCCAAGGCGGCCGCCTAGGTGGccaaggtgcctggacgcctaggcttcaactaggcgacaccttgaaaACTATGCTTGTAGGTGGGAGTTTACCACAAATAATACCAGTTAAACCAATGAGGGCAAGCCTTGCCACAATGGTAGTGTTGCTCTCTTGCAACCTAGTGTTTGCGGGTTCGAAtcaaggaaacagcctctccacgaagcagggggtaaggctgcatacatctgcctctccccagaccctgcagtagccggagccttgtgcactgaaCGCCCTTTTTATACCGGTTAAACCAATTATACATATGGAAACCCAAAGCAAGTGGAATCTATGTAaagttgtaattttttaatttaattataaaagGTCTGGCTTTTCTTCAACATTCTGGGTCTCGTAACTGCA
The sequence above is a segment of the Telopea speciosissima isolate NSW1024214 ecotype Mountain lineage chromosome 7, Tspe_v1, whole genome shotgun sequence genome. Coding sequences within it:
- the LOC122666676 gene encoding meiotic nuclear division protein 1 homolog; its protein translation is MSKKRGLSLEDKREQILKIFYESQDFFLLRELEKLGPKKGVISQSVKDVVQSLVDDDLVLKDKIGISVYFWSLPSCAGNQLRNVHRKLESDLEISTKRLAELMDQRDGLKKGREESDERGQALDELKAIEGKYNELKDELGRYADNDPAALEAMSNAIEVAHASSNRWTDNIFTLRQWCSNNFPEAKEQLEHMYREVGIADDFDYLEASVLLPPNVVGD